Proteins from a single region of Juglans microcarpa x Juglans regia isolate MS1-56 chromosome 5S, Jm3101_v1.0, whole genome shotgun sequence:
- the LOC121267989 gene encoding zinc finger protein 8-like isoform X2, producing MDKSTEKETHDFMNVESFSQLPFIRPAPVKEKCIKLFGIEFGGDNPAGARDDSESAETNACEEAKEHNENLESNRRFECHYCCRNFPTSQALGGHQNAHKRERQHAKRAHLQSAMMHSSLSDPQVYGLMNYRHGSSPMPALTYPSWNPSKSNTINTAGNGSRYYGSHGSFSQPAPINGSPLALWRIPAVQSNPTLSRDRSLHPLPVFAGDEMKHSQLGGSSSQSRVFHTCEEYMGSVGWT from the exons ATGGACAAGAGTACGGAGAAAGAAACCCATGACTTCATGAACGTTGAATCCTTCTCGCAGCTCCCCTTCATCCGCCCCGCACCGGTTAAAGAAAAGTGCATTAAGCTTTTCGGCATAGAATTTGGCGGTGACAACCCTGCGGGTGCCAGAGACGACTCCGAGTCGGCTGAGACCAACGCATGCGAGGAAGCCAAGGAGCACAACGAGAACTTGGAGAGTAACCGCAGATTTGAGTGCCATTACTGTTGTCGAAACTTCCCTACCTCACAAGCCTTGGGCGGCCACCAAAACGCGCATAAAAGGGAACGCCAGCACGCAAAACGCGCGCACCTTCAGTCGGCCATGATGCATAGTAGTCTCTCTGATCCGCAGGTCTATGGATTGATGAATTACCGCCACGGCTCCTCTCCAATGCCGGCATTGACTTATCCATCTTGGAACCCTAGTAAATCTAATACCATTAATACTGCTGGTAATGGTAGCAGGTATTATGGAAGCCACGGCTCGTTTTCTCAGCCTGCACCTATAAATGGGAGTCCTTTGGCCTTGTGGCGAATCCCTGCCGTCCAAAGTAACCCTACTTTGAGTCGGGACCGTTCGTTGCACCCGTTGCCAGTGTTTGCCGGAGATGAGATGAAGCACTCACAGCTTGGCGGGTCTAGTTCTCAAAGCAG AGTATTTCATACGTGTGAGGAATATATGGGATCTGTTGGGTGGACATGA
- the LOC121267989 gene encoding zinc finger protein 8-like isoform X1, producing the protein MDKSTEKETHDFMNVESFSQLPFIRPAPVKEKCIKLFGIEFGGDNPAGARDDSESAETNACEEAKEHNENLESNRRFECHYCCRNFPTSQALGGHQNAHKRERQHAKRAHLQSAMMHSSLSDPQVYGLMNYRHGSSPMPALTYPSWNPSKSNTINTAGNGSRYYGSHGSFSQPAPINGSPLALWRIPAVQSNPTLSRDRSLHPLPVFAGDEMKHSQLGGSSSQSRCGEKGGSSWIVSGQQMG; encoded by the exons ATGGACAAGAGTACGGAGAAAGAAACCCATGACTTCATGAACGTTGAATCCTTCTCGCAGCTCCCCTTCATCCGCCCCGCACCGGTTAAAGAAAAGTGCATTAAGCTTTTCGGCATAGAATTTGGCGGTGACAACCCTGCGGGTGCCAGAGACGACTCCGAGTCGGCTGAGACCAACGCATGCGAGGAAGCCAAGGAGCACAACGAGAACTTGGAGAGTAACCGCAGATTTGAGTGCCATTACTGTTGTCGAAACTTCCCTACCTCACAAGCCTTGGGCGGCCACCAAAACGCGCATAAAAGGGAACGCCAGCACGCAAAACGCGCGCACCTTCAGTCGGCCATGATGCATAGTAGTCTCTCTGATCCGCAGGTCTATGGATTGATGAATTACCGCCACGGCTCCTCTCCAATGCCGGCATTGACTTATCCATCTTGGAACCCTAGTAAATCTAATACCATTAATACTGCTGGTAATGGTAGCAGGTATTATGGAAGCCACGGCTCGTTTTCTCAGCCTGCACCTATAAATGGGAGTCCTTTGGCCTTGTGGCGAATCCCTGCCGTCCAAAGTAACCCTACTTTGAGTCGGGACCGTTCGTTGCACCCGTTGCCAGTGTTTGCCGGAGATGAGATGAAGCACTCACAGCTTGGCGGGTCTAGTTCTCAAAGCAG GTGTGGCGAAAAGGGAGGCTCAAGCTGGATTGTTTCAGGGCAGCAGATGGGATAA
- the LOC121267986 gene encoding regulator of MON1-CCZ1 complex isoform X2 — protein sequence MSGKASSSQSSVGLSGPGGLSHVYIQYPPLQCNISGSRGLFYDDGNKLLLSPTLDQVFSWKTMPFSPLVAPTSDTISEGPILSIRYSLDAKFIAIQRSNREIQFWHRETGETFSQRCRSESESILGFFWTDCPLCDIVFVKTSGLDLFAYNSESKSLHLVETRKLNVCWYVYTHESRLVLLASGMQCKTFNGFQLSSAGIIRLPRFEMAMAKPEANSKPVLAAEDIYIITVYGRIYCLQVDRVAMLLHSYRFYRDAVVQQGSLPIYSSRIAVSVVDNVLLVHQVDAKVIILYDIFADSRAPISAPLPLLLRGLRRFNSSASRSGREDSESSEANVVSGNETVTYGDEWIFLVPDLICDVASKCLWKIHLDLEAISASSSEVPSVLEFLQRRKLEANKAKQLCLAMVCTVILEHRPVPMVARAMDILVTNYSHSIKTGSYLKGIKSEKTSPSTVPHVSSPIAVAEATASRVGALEKSVKHEFAAGVDSELFNRSSTLLSSDSEENASAEPQRTNSSDIHFFYGKVDGENLMGAETSSTDVQPTSLQHQLLGPSNNALNANVPEQQEAQLTSPAISPDEMYSFVFAPIEEEMVGDPSYLVAIIIEFLHSANSEKVKVHPNLYVLTIQLLARNERYAELGLYVINKIVEPSKEVALQLLESGRQNIQTRKLGLDMLRQLSLHHDYVLFLVQDGYYLEALRYSRKYKVNTVRPSLFLEAAFASNDSQHLAAVLRFFSDFIPGFQSTSDHNTYYRILNKMNSSIAA from the exons ATGTCTGGGAAAGCATCAAGTTCACAGTCTAGTGTTGGTTTGAGTGGACCTGGTGGCCTGTCACATGTTTATATCCAATATCCACCCCTACAATGCAACATTTCTGGATCAAGGGGGTTATTCTATGATGATGGAAATAAGTTACTACTCTCCCCAACTCTCGATCAG GTCTTCTCATGGAAAACTATGccattttctcctcttgttgCCCCTACCTCTGATACGATAAGTGAGGGGCCCATCTTATCTATCCGGTATTCTTTAGACGCGAAGTTTATTGCAATCCAACGGTCTAATCGCGAGATACAGTTTTGGCATAGAGAAACTGGGGAAACTTTTAGCCAGAGGTGCAGATCAGAGTCAGAGAGTATTCTGGGTTTTTTTTGGACAGATTGTCCATTATGTGATATTGTATTTGTAAAGACCAG TGGGCTGGACTTGTTTGCATACAATTCTGAATCAAAATCGCTTCATTTGGTGGAGACAAGGAAATTGAATGTCTGCTGGTATGTTTACACCCATGAAAGTCGCTTGGTTCTTCTTGCTTCTGGAATGCAGTGCAAGACCTTCAACGGATTTCAG CTTTCATCTGCGGGGATTATTCGTTTGCCAAGATTCGAGATGGCAATGGCTAAACCTGAGGCTAACAGCAAGCCTGTCCTAGCTGCTGAAGATATCTATATTATTACGGT CTATGGTAGAATATACTGCTTGCAAGTTGATAGGGTTGCAATGCTCCTCCACTCATATAGGTTTTACCGTGATGCTGTTGTACAACAG GGTTCTTTGCCTATTTATTCAAGCCGGATTGCTGTGAGTGTGGTCGATAATGTGCTGCTTGTTCACCAAGTTGATGCAAAGGTCATTATACTGTATGACATATTTGCAGATTCTCGGGCACCCATATCTGCCCCACTTCCTCTATTGTTGAGGGGTCTCCGCAGATTTAATTCTTCTGCTTCTCGATCTGGTAGGGAAGATAGCGAGAGTTCAGAGGCTAATGTTGTAAGTGGAAATGAAACTGTCACCTATGGAGATGAATGGATTTTTCTTGTTCCCGACCTTATATGTGATGTTGCTAGCAAGTGTCTGTGGAAGATTCATTTAGATTTGGAG GCAATTTCTGCTAGTAGCTCAGAAGTGCCATCAGTACTAGAATTTTTGCAGCGCCGAAAGTTGGAAGCCAATAAG GCTAAACAATTGTGCTTGGCAATGGTATGCACAGTTATTCTAGAACACAGACCTGTGCCCATGGTTGCCAGGGCAATGGATATTTTGGTTACCAATTATTCTCACTCTATCAAAACAGGCAGCTATCTCAAGGGAATAAAATCTGAGAAGACATCACCTTCTACTGTCCCACATGTGAGTAGTCCTATTGCTGTGGCTGAGGCAACTGCAAGTAGAGTAGGTGCACTTGAGAAGTCTGTTAAACATGAATTTGCTGCTGGTGTGGACAGTGAGCTCTTTAATAGATCTTCAACTTTGTTGAGTTCAGACTCTGAGGAGAATGCCAGCGCTGAACCACAAAGGACCAATTCAAGtgatattcactttttttatggTAAAGTGGATGGAGAAAATTTAATGGGTGCCGAAACTTCTAGTACTGATGTTCAGCCGACATCTTTACAACATCAACTTCTTGGACCGAGTAACAATGCATTGAATGCTAATGTGCCTGAGCAGCAGGAGGCTCAACTTACTTCGCCAGCAATTTCACCTGATGAGATGTACAGCTTTGTCTTTGCTCCAATTGAGGAGGAGATGGTGGGAGACCCTTCCTACTTGGTTGCCATCATTATTGAGTTCCTTCACAG TGCTAATTCAGAAAAGGTTAAAGTGCATCCAAATCTTTATGTTTTAACCATACAACTGCTAGCCCGCAACGAGCGATATGCAGAACTTGGACTGTATGTCATAAACAAG ATTGTTGAACCTTCTAAAGAAGTTGCATTGCAACTCCTGGAGTCTGGTCGTCAGAATATCCAAACAAGGAAGTTGGGTCTGGATATGCTAAGGCAGCTTTCTTTACATCATGATTATGTATTGTTTTTAGTGCAAGATGGTTATTATCTTGAAGCTTTACGTTATTCACGGAAGTATAAG GTTAATACCGTCCGGCCTTCGTTGTTTCTGGAAGCAGCGTTTGCTTCCAACGACTCACAGCATCTAGCTGCTGTTCTGAGGTTCTTTTCGGATTTTATTCCTGGCTTCCAAAGCACTTCCGATCACAATACCTATTATCGCATTCTCAACAAGATGAACTCGTCCATTGCTGCTTGA
- the LOC121267986 gene encoding regulator of MON1-CCZ1 complex isoform X1: MSIHEVKRWPGEMSGKASSSQSSVGLSGPGGLSHVYIQYPPLQCNISGSRGLFYDDGNKLLLSPTLDQVFSWKTMPFSPLVAPTSDTISEGPILSIRYSLDAKFIAIQRSNREIQFWHRETGETFSQRCRSESESILGFFWTDCPLCDIVFVKTSGLDLFAYNSESKSLHLVETRKLNVCWYVYTHESRLVLLASGMQCKTFNGFQLSSAGIIRLPRFEMAMAKPEANSKPVLAAEDIYIITVYGRIYCLQVDRVAMLLHSYRFYRDAVVQQGSLPIYSSRIAVSVVDNVLLVHQVDAKVIILYDIFADSRAPISAPLPLLLRGLRRFNSSASRSGREDSESSEANVVSGNETVTYGDEWIFLVPDLICDVASKCLWKIHLDLEAISASSSEVPSVLEFLQRRKLEANKAKQLCLAMVCTVILEHRPVPMVARAMDILVTNYSHSIKTGSYLKGIKSEKTSPSTVPHVSSPIAVAEATASRVGALEKSVKHEFAAGVDSELFNRSSTLLSSDSEENASAEPQRTNSSDIHFFYGKVDGENLMGAETSSTDVQPTSLQHQLLGPSNNALNANVPEQQEAQLTSPAISPDEMYSFVFAPIEEEMVGDPSYLVAIIIEFLHSANSEKVKVHPNLYVLTIQLLARNERYAELGLYVINKIVEPSKEVALQLLESGRQNIQTRKLGLDMLRQLSLHHDYVLFLVQDGYYLEALRYSRKYKVNTVRPSLFLEAAFASNDSQHLAAVLRFFSDFIPGFQSTSDHNTYYRILNKMNSSIAA, from the exons ATGTCAATTCACGAG GTCAAAAGGTGGCCAGGGGAGATGTCTGGGAAAGCATCAAGTTCACAGTCTAGTGTTGGTTTGAGTGGACCTGGTGGCCTGTCACATGTTTATATCCAATATCCACCCCTACAATGCAACATTTCTGGATCAAGGGGGTTATTCTATGATGATGGAAATAAGTTACTACTCTCCCCAACTCTCGATCAG GTCTTCTCATGGAAAACTATGccattttctcctcttgttgCCCCTACCTCTGATACGATAAGTGAGGGGCCCATCTTATCTATCCGGTATTCTTTAGACGCGAAGTTTATTGCAATCCAACGGTCTAATCGCGAGATACAGTTTTGGCATAGAGAAACTGGGGAAACTTTTAGCCAGAGGTGCAGATCAGAGTCAGAGAGTATTCTGGGTTTTTTTTGGACAGATTGTCCATTATGTGATATTGTATTTGTAAAGACCAG TGGGCTGGACTTGTTTGCATACAATTCTGAATCAAAATCGCTTCATTTGGTGGAGACAAGGAAATTGAATGTCTGCTGGTATGTTTACACCCATGAAAGTCGCTTGGTTCTTCTTGCTTCTGGAATGCAGTGCAAGACCTTCAACGGATTTCAG CTTTCATCTGCGGGGATTATTCGTTTGCCAAGATTCGAGATGGCAATGGCTAAACCTGAGGCTAACAGCAAGCCTGTCCTAGCTGCTGAAGATATCTATATTATTACGGT CTATGGTAGAATATACTGCTTGCAAGTTGATAGGGTTGCAATGCTCCTCCACTCATATAGGTTTTACCGTGATGCTGTTGTACAACAG GGTTCTTTGCCTATTTATTCAAGCCGGATTGCTGTGAGTGTGGTCGATAATGTGCTGCTTGTTCACCAAGTTGATGCAAAGGTCATTATACTGTATGACATATTTGCAGATTCTCGGGCACCCATATCTGCCCCACTTCCTCTATTGTTGAGGGGTCTCCGCAGATTTAATTCTTCTGCTTCTCGATCTGGTAGGGAAGATAGCGAGAGTTCAGAGGCTAATGTTGTAAGTGGAAATGAAACTGTCACCTATGGAGATGAATGGATTTTTCTTGTTCCCGACCTTATATGTGATGTTGCTAGCAAGTGTCTGTGGAAGATTCATTTAGATTTGGAG GCAATTTCTGCTAGTAGCTCAGAAGTGCCATCAGTACTAGAATTTTTGCAGCGCCGAAAGTTGGAAGCCAATAAG GCTAAACAATTGTGCTTGGCAATGGTATGCACAGTTATTCTAGAACACAGACCTGTGCCCATGGTTGCCAGGGCAATGGATATTTTGGTTACCAATTATTCTCACTCTATCAAAACAGGCAGCTATCTCAAGGGAATAAAATCTGAGAAGACATCACCTTCTACTGTCCCACATGTGAGTAGTCCTATTGCTGTGGCTGAGGCAACTGCAAGTAGAGTAGGTGCACTTGAGAAGTCTGTTAAACATGAATTTGCTGCTGGTGTGGACAGTGAGCTCTTTAATAGATCTTCAACTTTGTTGAGTTCAGACTCTGAGGAGAATGCCAGCGCTGAACCACAAAGGACCAATTCAAGtgatattcactttttttatggTAAAGTGGATGGAGAAAATTTAATGGGTGCCGAAACTTCTAGTACTGATGTTCAGCCGACATCTTTACAACATCAACTTCTTGGACCGAGTAACAATGCATTGAATGCTAATGTGCCTGAGCAGCAGGAGGCTCAACTTACTTCGCCAGCAATTTCACCTGATGAGATGTACAGCTTTGTCTTTGCTCCAATTGAGGAGGAGATGGTGGGAGACCCTTCCTACTTGGTTGCCATCATTATTGAGTTCCTTCACAG TGCTAATTCAGAAAAGGTTAAAGTGCATCCAAATCTTTATGTTTTAACCATACAACTGCTAGCCCGCAACGAGCGATATGCAGAACTTGGACTGTATGTCATAAACAAG ATTGTTGAACCTTCTAAAGAAGTTGCATTGCAACTCCTGGAGTCTGGTCGTCAGAATATCCAAACAAGGAAGTTGGGTCTGGATATGCTAAGGCAGCTTTCTTTACATCATGATTATGTATTGTTTTTAGTGCAAGATGGTTATTATCTTGAAGCTTTACGTTATTCACGGAAGTATAAG GTTAATACCGTCCGGCCTTCGTTGTTTCTGGAAGCAGCGTTTGCTTCCAACGACTCACAGCATCTAGCTGCTGTTCTGAGGTTCTTTTCGGATTTTATTCCTGGCTTCCAAAGCACTTCCGATCACAATACCTATTATCGCATTCTCAACAAGATGAACTCGTCCATTGCTGCTTGA